Proteins encoded together in one Acanthochromis polyacanthus isolate Apoly-LR-REF ecotype Palm Island chromosome 12, KAUST_Apoly_ChrSc, whole genome shotgun sequence window:
- the wnt4b gene encoding wingless-type MMTV integration site family, member 4b: MPTVSAVNLSAPLLLLLLWATHCSMATNWLSLARFPRSRPVSGSAPCARLRGLTAGQVGVCRARGEVMESVRKAAEMVIEECQHQFRNRRWNCSTTPRGINVFGRVMNQGTREAAFVHALSSAAVAVAVTRACTRGELERCGCDRKVRGVSPEGFQWSGCSDNLSYGVAFSQTFVDEPERAKGLSAGRPLMNLHNNEAGRKAILHNMQVECKCHGVSGSCELRTCWKVMPPFRRVGVVLKERFDGATEVRLTRIGSRTALLPRDPQVKPPAARDLLYLAPSPDFCHLDPDNGIPGTAGRRCNGTSRLAPDGCELVCCGPGYRAGRAEVVQRCSCKFSWCCSVRCQQCKNTVTIHTCRV; this comes from the exons ATGCCAACTGTCTCCGCCGTCAATCTCTCGGCAccactcctcctcctgttgCTATGGGCAACCCACTGCTCCATGGCAACCAACTGGCT CTCCCTGGCGAGGTTTCCCCGGTCCAGGCCCGTGTCCGGTTCTGCCCCCTGCGCACGGCTCCGGGGTCTGACCGCGGGGCAGGTGGGGGTGTGCAGGGCTCGAGGGGAGGTGATGGAGTCCGTACGGAAGGCGGCCGAGATGGTCATCGAGGAG TGCCAGCACCAGTTCAGGAACCGCCGCTGGAACTGTTCCACGACGCCTCGAGGGATCAACGTGTTCGGTCGAGTGATGAATCAAG GAACTCGTGAGGCGGCCTTCGTCCACGCTCTGTCCTCGGCGGCGGTAGCGGTGGCCGTGACCCGGGCCTGCACCCGCGGAGAGCTGGAGAGGTGTGGCTGCGACAGGAAGGTCCGAGGGGTGAGCCCCGAGG GGTTCCAGTGGTCCGGCTGCAGTGATAATCTGTCCTACGGCGTCGCCTTCTCCCAGACCTTTGTGGACGAACCGGAGCGGGCCAAAGGGCTGTCAGCTGGACGGCCGCTGATGAACCTGCACAACAACGAGGCCGGACGAAAG GCCATCCTCCACAACATGCAGGTGGAGTGTAAATGTCACGGCGTCTCCGGATCCTGTGAGCTCAGAACCTGCTGGAAGGTGATGCCTCCGTTCAGGCGAGTCGGCGTCGTGCTGAAGGAACGCTTCGATGGAGCCACAGAG GTCCGTCTGACCCGAATTGGGTCCAGAACGGCGCTGCTTCCTCGGGACCCACAGGTGAAACCTCCGGCTGCCAGAGACTTGCTGTACCTGGCTCCGTCCCCGGACTTCTGCCACCTGGACCCGGATAACGGGATTCCTGGGACGGCGGGTCGGAGGTGTAACG GAACGTCCCGACTCGCTCCGGACGgctgtgagctggtgtgctgtgGACCCGGATACCGGGCGGGTCGGGCCGAGGTGGTGCAGCGCTGCTCCTGCAAGTTCTCCTGGTGCTGCTCGGTCCGCTGCCAGCAGTGCAAGAACACGGTCACCATTCACACCTGCAGAGTGTGA
- the cdc42l gene encoding cell division cycle 42, like, which translates to MQTIKCVVVGDGAVGKTCLLISYTTNKFPSEYVPTVFDNYAVTVMIGGEPYTLGLFDTAGQEDYDRLRPLSYPQTDVFLVCFSVVSPSSFENVKEKWVPEISHHCPSTPFLLVGTQMDLRDDSNTVEKLAKNKQRPLQPESGDKLARELKAVKYVECSALTQRGLKNVFDEAILAALEPPEIKPKKKCVLL; encoded by the exons ATGCAAACTATAAAGTGTGTGGTGGTGGGAGACGGAGCTGTGGGTAAAACCTGCCTGCTGATCTCCTACACGACCAACAAGTTCCCCTCAGAATACGTCCCGACG GTGTTTGATAACTATGCGGTGACAGTGATGATCGGAGGAGAGCCGTACACGCTCGGCCTGTTCGACACGGCAG GTCAGGAGGATTACGACAGGCTGCGACCGCTCAGTTACCCTCAAACAGACGTCTTCCTCGTTTGTTTCTCCGTCGTCTCTCCATCTTCATTTGAAAACGTTAAGGAAAAG TGGGTTCCAGAGATCTCCCACCACTGTCCCAGCACTCCTTTCCTGCTGGTGGGAACTCAGATGGACCTGAGAGACGACAGCAACACGGTGGAGAAGCTGGCCAAGAACAAGCAGAGACCTCTGCAGCCGGAGAGCGGAGACAAGCTGGCCCGAGAGCTGAAGGCGGTGAAATACGTCGAGTGTTCTGCTCTCACACAG CGAGGACTGAAGAACGTGTTCGACGAGGCCATCCTGGCAGCTCTGGAGCCTCCCGAGATCAAACCCAAGAAGAAGTGCGTTCTGCTATAG
- the mlf2 gene encoding myeloid leukemia factor 2 isoform X1, whose protein sequence is MFRFLNDVDEDPFMILPSPMDPFAAHRQQMRSLFGPFGMDPFPLAPQMQPHRAPRRQAGPLAPFGMMGMGGGFMDMFGMMGEMMENMERMSGSPNCQTFSSSTVISYSSGDIGAPKVYQQTSATRTGPGGIRETRQSMRDSESGLERLAIGHHIGDRAHIMERSRNRRTGDREERQDYINLDESEAAAFDEEWRREAGRYVPPNRALDYGRDRRAAGQQLALTAAPSSTPPPGHRHESPRHRQPQTRPRYDW, encoded by the exons ATGTTTCGGTTCTTGAATGACGTTGACGAAGACCCCTTCATGAT ATTACCCTCCCCTAT GGATCCATTTGCAGCTCACCGGCAGCAGATGAGGAGTCTGTTTGGACCCTTCGGGATGGATCCTTTTCCTCTCGCCCCCCAGATGCAGCCACATCGTGCACCTCGCAGACAG GCTGGTCCACTGGCTCCGTTTGGCATGATGGGAATG GGAGGCGGCTTCATGGACATGTTTGGAATGATGGGAGAGATGATGGAAAACATG GAAAGAATGTCTGGTTCTCCAAACTGCCAGACGTTCTCCTCCTCCACAGTGATCTCCTACTCGTCTGGAGACATTGGAGCTCCCAAAGTGTACCAACAGACCAGCGCCACGAGAACGGGCCCTGGAGGG ATCCGTGAGACGCGACAGTCGATGAGGGACAGTGAAAGCGGCCTCGAGCGTCTCGCCATCGGACACCACATCGGCGATCGAGCACACATCATGGAGCGTTCTCGGAACCGCCGCACTGGAGACCGCGAGGAACGACAGGACTACATCAACCTCGATGAGA GTGAGGCTGCGGCGTTCGATGAGGAGTGGAGGAGGGAGGCGGGCAGGTACGTTCCTCCAAACCGAGCGCTGGACTACGGCCGGGACCGACGAGCAGCAGGTCAGCAGCTGGCGCTGACCGCCGCCCCGAGCTCCACGCCGCCCCCGGGTCACCGACACGAGTCCCCGAGACACCGCCAGCCCCAGACCCGCCCACGCTACGACTGGTGA
- the mlf2 gene encoding myeloid leukemia factor 2 isoform X2, whose amino-acid sequence MFRFLNDVDEDPFMILPSPMDPFAAHRQQMRSLFGPFGMDPFPLAPQMQPHRAPRRQAGPLAPFGMMGMGGGFMDMFGMMGEMMENMERMSGSPNCQTFSSSTVISYSSGDIGAPKVYQQTSATRTGPGGIRETRQSMRDSESGLERLAIGHHIGDRAHIMERSRNRRTGDREERQDYINLDESEAAAFDEEWRREAGRYVPPNRALDYGRDRRAAGQQLALTAAPSSTPPPGHRHESPRHRQPQTRPRYDW is encoded by the exons ATGTTTCGGTTCTTGAATGACGTTGACGAAGACCCCTTCATGAT ATTACCCTCCCCTAT GGATCCATTTGCAGCTCACCGGCAGCAGATGAGGAGTCTGTTTGGACCCTTCGGGATGGATCCTTTTCCTCTCGCCCCCCAGATGCAGCCACATCGTGCACCTCGCAGACAG GCTGGTCCACTGGCTCCGTTTGGCATGATGGGAATG GGAGGCGGCTTCATGGACATGTTTGGAATGATGGGAGAGATGATGGAAAACATG GAAAGAATGTCTGGTTCTCCAAACTGCCAGACGTTCTCCTCCTCCACAGTGATCTCCTACTCGTCTGGAGACATTGGAGCTCCCAAAGTGTACCAACAGACCAGCGCCACGAGAACGGGCCCTGGAGGG ATCCGTGAGACGCGACAGTCGATGAGGGACAGTGAAAGCGGCCTCGAGCGTCTCGCCATCGGACACCACATCGGCGATCGAGCACACATCATGGAGCGTTCTCGGAACCGCCGCACTGGAGACCGCGAGGAACGACAGGACTACATCAACCTCGATGAGA GTGAGGCTGCGGCGTTCGATGAGGAGTGGAGGAGGGAGGCGGGCAGGTACGTTCCTCCAAACCGAGCGCTGGACTACGGCCGGGACCGACGAGCAGCAGGTCAGCAGCTGGCGCTGACCGCCGCCCCGAGCTCCACGCCGCCCCCGGGTCACCGACACGAGTCCCCGAGACACCGCCAGCCCCAGACCCGCCCACGCTACGACTG GTGA